A segment of the Brevinematia bacterium genome:
CAGGCTTAGATGAAAGTTTGGTCCTAACTACCTTTCCTATAACCTCCTTTGTCAAAGGATCTAGGATATCTCCAGTACACCACCTAATGTTAGGAATCTCGGTATATTCGCCATATAATATAGACTTCGCACACCCTATTGTTGGTTTTTGGAGAATTGTTCCAAGATGTGTCGCAATTCCAGCCTTTCTAGGATGTGCTACTCCCTGACCATCAACTACAACCACATCTGGAGAAACCTCGGATAAATTAAACGCATCAATCACTATGGGTATTTCCCTAAACGCAAGAAAACCCGGTATGTAAGGAAAACTAACTTTACTCTTGCTTACAACTTTTTCCAAAACCCTCCAAGTATCCACTTCAACAACTACCATTACCCCAATCCCGTAATCCCCCTTGTAGCTAACATCAACCCCCGCAACCGTCTTCACCATTGAAAAATCTACTCTCCTTTCCTCAACTAGATCTCTAACGAGAAGCTGAACTCTCTTACACTCATCAATACTTTTTGCAGAAAGAGTCATATTCAGAATTTCAAAATTCATAAATTTAGTATGAATTTAAACCTTGAACCCTATCAAACTGCATACAAAGCCTATTGTAGGTCCATTAAAGAGTATTCACTTTCAGTTCCAACAGAAACTGTGAAGAAAACAAAATAACAACTTTCTATTAGACTTTTTTGACATTTAAAATTTCGTAAATATGAAAGTAAGAAGTATCCTAGCCTTACTAGTCATTATAACCACTACTGTAAGCTGGGCAAGCACTATCACAACTTTTCACCTGACCAACAATCTAATTGAGATATTTTCATTCTCTGAGTCTCTTAGAGGAAACCTTTCGTATGATCCCTACAAAGCAAAAATAACAATAAGATTCGGTACAAACACCCTTGAGTTTTTTGAGAACAGAGAATTTTTTATTGTCAATTCCAATTTTGTGTTTCCGATCGTAGGTGGACTTATAAAAACAAACTACAACTACTACCTTCCCCTATCGGTTGT
Coding sequences within it:
- a CDS encoding endonuclease V, whose protein sequence is MNFEILNMTLSAKSIDECKRVQLLVRDLVEERRVDFSMVKTVAGVDVSYKGDYGIGVMVVVEVDTWRVLEKVVSKSKVSFPYIPGFLAFREIPIVIDAFNLSEVSPDVVVVDGQGVAHPRKAGIATHLGTILQKPTIGCAKSILYGEYTEIPNIRWCTGDILDPLTKEVIGKVVRTKLSSKPVFVSVGNYITLDQSVEFVKKLAEAGNSRLPLVTFIADKISKQERKQL